A region of Nostoc sp. 'Peltigera membranacea cyanobiont' N6 DNA encodes the following proteins:
- a CDS encoding T3SS effector HopA1 family protein, producing the protein MLNYSINQPLTSLFDIAKNIQIESNFCIYHPNYQPFALPTKVADRFQQNSVDLQQKYLSLLLRNFLYGIYYNGSLQSTLAVNSDSNNYPPKQNLADNSVLEIDWNFYEQLHASNHGIGYFDPRWEVLRKEPDGTMAVTKGGLTLYIEPDCHLKSSKKSTKVGDMVAIWMPKNRLQNGCYLAVSNVGQEQQSNPDADLGAGRIYFNFTPSGAIALMESLTLQLNAASIPFSFQVLHNPCAYGRYDSGLLYFELSDYPAIRTILQAIYPENQSHFQPEIPLFTKFLAPGLGLAEEPTQKFAAQESFGMNRCQIVANALLEAWQKGKNAMEERMRVIDQHFERHLIDLQRPYLNPSSEDIYKPLN; encoded by the coding sequence ATGCTAAATTACTCTATCAATCAACCACTAACTTCTCTATTTGACATTGCTAAGAATATTCAGATTGAGTCAAATTTTTGTATTTATCATCCCAATTATCAACCCTTTGCTCTACCGACTAAAGTAGCCGATAGATTTCAGCAAAATTCTGTAGACTTACAACAGAAATATCTCAGCTTATTGCTGCGAAACTTTCTTTATGGAATATATTACAATGGCTCTCTACAAAGTACCTTAGCAGTCAACAGTGATAGTAATAATTACCCGCCAAAGCAGAATTTAGCAGATAATTCCGTCTTAGAAATTGATTGGAACTTTTACGAGCAATTACACGCCAGTAATCACGGCATAGGTTACTTTGACCCTCGATGGGAGGTTCTGCGGAAAGAACCTGATGGTACTATGGCGGTGACTAAAGGCGGTTTAACACTTTATATTGAGCCAGATTGCCATCTCAAATCCAGCAAGAAATCTACCAAAGTGGGTGATATGGTGGCAATCTGGATGCCCAAAAATCGATTGCAAAATGGCTGTTACTTAGCAGTTAGTAATGTAGGACAGGAACAGCAGAGCAATCCTGATGCTGATTTGGGAGCAGGGCGAATTTACTTTAACTTTACACCATCTGGTGCGATCGCTCTCATGGAAAGTCTGACACTGCAATTGAATGCAGCCTCGATACCCTTTAGCTTTCAAGTTCTTCACAATCCCTGTGCATACGGACGCTATGATTCGGGGCTACTCTACTTTGAACTCTCCGACTATCCAGCAATTCGCACAATCCTTCAGGCTATTTATCCAGAAAACCAATCCCATTTCCAGCCCGAAATCCCTTTATTTACAAAATTTTTAGCCCCAGGTTTAGGTTTAGCCGAGGAACCAACCCAAAAGTTTGCCGCACAAGAAAGTTTTGGGATGAACCGTTGCCAAATCGTCGCTAATGCTTTGTTGGAAGCTTGGCAAAAAGGCAAGAATGCAATGGAAGAACGGATGAGAGTTATTGACCAACACTTTGAGCGACACCTAATAGATTTACAGCGTCCTTATCTCAATCCCAGTTCTGAGGATATATATAAGCCGTTAAATTGA
- the xth gene encoding exodeoxyribonuclease III yields MKIATWNVNSIRTRLEQVTDWLTNNPVDVLCLQETKVADAEFPRSPFEQLGYNLYISGQKSYNGVALISRQPLIDVSSGFRAILPDLHHEWDEQKRVITGVIDGVRIVNLYVPNGAAVGTEKYEYKLSWLTALHEYLRLLVLSEPAICVCGDFNIALEDKDIHEQVSTENHIMATETERQALRDILQLGFADAFRKFTTEGGNYSWWDYRAAAFRRNLGWRIDHHYLTPVLYERATSCVIDAAPRKLTQPSDHTPVIVEF; encoded by the coding sequence ATGAAAATCGCTACTTGGAACGTCAACTCAATTCGCACTCGCCTCGAACAGGTTACTGATTGGTTAACTAATAATCCTGTTGATGTTCTCTGCTTGCAAGAAACCAAAGTTGCGGATGCTGAGTTTCCGCGATCGCCTTTTGAGCAGTTGGGCTATAACCTTTATATATCAGGACAAAAATCTTATAACGGCGTAGCCCTGATTAGCCGCCAGCCACTTATAGACGTAAGTAGCGGGTTTAGGGCGATTTTGCCAGATTTACACCACGAATGGGATGAGCAAAAGCGGGTAATTACAGGTGTAATTGATGGTGTTCGGATTGTTAATTTATATGTTCCCAATGGTGCAGCAGTCGGAACTGAAAAATATGAATACAAACTGAGTTGGTTGACAGCGCTACACGAGTATTTGCGATTGCTTGTGCTGTCAGAACCTGCAATATGTGTGTGCGGTGACTTCAACATCGCCCTAGAAGACAAGGATATTCACGAGCAAGTGAGTACAGAAAATCACATTATGGCAACAGAAACCGAGCGCCAAGCCTTACGCGATATTCTGCAACTGGGATTTGCCGATGCTTTCCGCAAATTCACCACAGAAGGCGGAAACTATAGCTGGTGGGATTATCGCGCCGCCGCCTTCCGTCGCAACTTAGGTTGGCGGATTGACCATCACTATCTCACACCCGTGCTTTATGAGCGTGCTACAAGTTGTGTCATTGATGCCGCACCCAGAAAATTAACCCAACCCAGCGATCATACGCCGGTAATTGTGGAATTTTGA
- a CDS encoding glycosyltransferase family 4 protein, with protein MKIAQVAPLWERVPPLSYGGIELVVSRLTDELVSRGHEVTLFASGDSQTLAHLEAVYPRALRLDPNVKEYAVYEMLELSQVYQRASEFDLIHSHVGISALPFANFITATSTVHTLHNNFTNDTRHAFSYYQKQPYVSISNSQRQVDLNYVGTVYNGIEVADYPFVAQPSEPPYLAFLGRFSPEKGPQYAIAIAKQTGWRLKMAGKVDVGDSEFFEQEIAPHIDGQQIEYLGEINHAEKTELLGNAAITLFPINWQEPFGLVMTESMATGTPVIAMNFGSVPEVIAHGKTGFICKSYAEMAAMIPLALELNRQTCRKYVENNFSVSQMVNGYEAVYRQIIKDRIESNGRIHAAKIHF; from the coding sequence ATGAAAATCGCTCAAGTTGCCCCCTTATGGGAAAGAGTTCCACCTCTTAGTTATGGAGGGATAGAACTGGTAGTGAGTCGCTTGACTGATGAACTTGTTAGTCGCGGTCATGAGGTAACTTTATTTGCCTCTGGTGATTCTCAAACTTTGGCTCATTTAGAAGCAGTTTATCCACGTGCATTACGCTTAGACCCAAATGTTAAAGAGTATGCAGTGTACGAGATGCTAGAACTAAGCCAAGTTTACCAACGTGCTAGCGAATTCGATCTTATCCATTCTCATGTAGGGATTTCGGCACTACCTTTCGCGAATTTCATAACAGCAACTTCTACAGTGCATACCCTGCACAATAATTTTACAAACGACACCCGTCACGCATTTAGCTACTATCAGAAGCAACCTTATGTCAGTATTAGTAACTCGCAACGTCAAGTCGATCTAAATTATGTTGGCACTGTTTATAACGGAATAGAGGTAGCAGATTATCCATTTGTAGCGCAACCGTCAGAACCTCCATATTTAGCATTTTTAGGTCGTTTTTCGCCAGAAAAAGGGCCACAATATGCGATCGCTATTGCAAAGCAGACTGGTTGGCGTTTGAAGATGGCAGGAAAGGTTGATGTTGGAGACTCTGAGTTTTTTGAACAAGAGATTGCCCCCCACATTGATGGTCAGCAAATTGAATATCTAGGTGAAATTAACCACGCCGAAAAAACTGAACTTTTGGGCAATGCAGCCATAACTCTTTTTCCTATTAACTGGCAAGAACCTTTTGGGTTAGTAATGACTGAATCAATGGCAACTGGTACACCAGTTATTGCCATGAATTTCGGCTCGGTACCTGAAGTGATTGCCCACGGGAAAACAGGTTTTATCTGCAAAAGCTATGCAGAAATGGCGGCAATGATTCCCCTAGCTTTGGAACTCAATCGTCAAACCTGTCGAAAATATGTAGAAAACAACTTTAGCGTTAGCCAAATGGTTAACGGATATGAAGCTGTTTACAGACAAATTATTAAAGACCGCATAGAATCGAATGGTCGCATTCATGCTGCTAAAATCCACTTTTAA
- a CDS encoding zinc-dependent alcohol dehydrogenase, which produces MLAALLYGQEDLRLEKVADPTPAAGEVVMQVETATTCGTDLKVWRRGGHAKMLKPPTLFGHEAAGRIVALGAGVTNWQVGDRIVANNSAPCMKCFFCQRQEYSLCPNLTWNNGTFAEYLKIPAPIVQHNLLQIPDELPWELAAMTEPLACVLHGVARSNIKPKDKVVILGDGAIGLMFVAALSEKAEVLLWGGNHQRLEIGQKLGAAQTFNYHQISDIPSVVKELTQGWGADVVIEATGVPSVWETAIACARPGATINLFGGCPRDTSITVNTEQLHYSELTIKGVFHNTPEYVREALALIASRKISFELLISEQRPLKDLEQVFCEMKARQVIKVAMIP; this is translated from the coding sequence TTGTTAGCAGCGTTACTTTATGGGCAAGAAGATTTACGCTTAGAAAAAGTTGCTGACCCCACTCCTGCGGCTGGCGAAGTTGTGATGCAAGTAGAGACAGCAACAACTTGTGGTACAGATTTGAAAGTCTGGCGGCGTGGTGGTCATGCCAAAATGTTGAAACCACCGACGCTGTTTGGTCACGAAGCTGCTGGGCGAATTGTTGCCTTGGGTGCAGGGGTTACAAATTGGCAAGTGGGCGATCGCATCGTCGCTAATAATTCCGCCCCTTGCATGAAGTGCTTTTTTTGTCAACGTCAAGAGTATTCATTATGTCCAAATCTGACCTGGAATAACGGGACTTTTGCGGAATACTTGAAAATTCCTGCACCGATAGTACAGCACAATTTATTGCAGATACCCGATGAGTTGCCGTGGGAATTGGCAGCCATGACCGAACCTTTAGCTTGTGTATTGCATGGTGTAGCCCGTTCCAATATTAAGCCCAAAGATAAAGTAGTCATCTTAGGAGATGGGGCGATCGGGCTGATGTTTGTGGCGGCGTTGAGTGAGAAAGCCGAGGTGTTGCTGTGGGGAGGTAATCACCAAAGGCTAGAAATTGGTCAGAAATTGGGTGCAGCCCAGACCTTTAATTATCATCAAATCTCGGATATTCCCAGTGTGGTGAAAGAACTTACCCAAGGATGGGGCGCAGATGTAGTTATTGAAGCGACAGGTGTACCAAGTGTTTGGGAAACTGCGATCGCCTGCGCCCGTCCTGGTGCAACAATTAACTTATTCGGTGGATGTCCGCGGGATACCAGCATTACCGTTAATACAGAACAGCTACACTACAGCGAACTGACCATTAAAGGTGTGTTTCATAATACACCTGAGTATGTGCGGGAGGCATTGGCACTGATCGCTAGTCGCAAAATTTCCTTTGAGTTACTTATTAGCGAACAGCGGCCATTAAAAGATTTAGAACAGGTGTTTTGTGAGATGAAGGCGCGACAGGTAATTAAGGTAGCAATGATTCCTTAA
- a CDS encoding ArnT family glycosyltransferase — translation MQEGSFIWSHLEKQHRTVGKWIDWVWLIVLLLAALLLFSINLGGLPLRDWDEGTVAQVAREIWHAPAGSMRWLYPTLGGEPYHNKPPLMHLLIAWSYSLGGENELTTRLPGAILTATSVPLLYCIAREIFRQRWAAIYSALIYLTMLPVVRHGRLAMLDGAMVSFLMLMMLCVLRSRRDLRYCLGVGVSFGLICLTQGLLGVLLGAIAIVFLFWDTPRLLTCYYLWLAIFIGILPVAAWYSAQLIHYGYTFAQVGLVNPSLGRIGSFVEGNPEPPWYYVVELLKYTWPWLLFLPQTVRLTWENRNLSWAKLVMAWSGVYLLVISFMITKVPWYLFPIYPSLALAFGIQLSDTENSPLLSSYPRAWVAGLAILALVASAGSIYFSWGTPKTDLQLIFAAVALTMTLAAILAERGDGQFLKILFWGSYLSLLLLMKSNYWVWELSEAYPVKPVAAMIVRANPATRKIYTSFPYHRPSLDYYSDRTIIPASVGELEYYWHYNGQPYFLLQASAFNNLQLDSMKLIDQAEGWKLVTKEINRL, via the coding sequence ATGCAAGAAGGAAGCTTTATTTGGAGTCATCTAGAAAAACAGCATCGCACGGTTGGCAAATGGATTGATTGGGTATGGCTAATAGTATTGCTGTTGGCAGCACTGTTACTGTTTAGCATCAATCTAGGAGGATTGCCGTTGCGAGATTGGGATGAAGGGACTGTGGCACAGGTTGCTCGTGAAATTTGGCACGCTCCAGCAGGTTCAATGCGTTGGCTTTACCCAACGCTAGGAGGCGAACCATATCATAACAAACCGCCTTTGATGCATTTGCTCATTGCCTGGTCTTATTCTCTAGGAGGCGAAAATGAGTTGACAACGCGCTTGCCTGGAGCAATTTTAACAGCGACATCTGTCCCTTTACTGTATTGCATTGCTAGAGAGATATTTCGCCAACGTTGGGCTGCTATTTATAGCGCTTTAATTTATCTAACAATGCTACCTGTAGTGCGTCATGGGCGGCTGGCAATGTTGGATGGCGCAATGGTAAGTTTTTTGATGCTGATGATGTTGTGCGTGCTGCGATCGCGCCGAGATTTACGTTATTGTCTTGGTGTTGGTGTGAGTTTTGGCTTGATTTGCCTAACTCAAGGATTGCTAGGCGTATTACTAGGTGCGATCGCGATCGTATTTCTCTTTTGGGATACGCCACGACTGCTCACTTGTTACTATCTGTGGTTAGCAATCTTCATTGGTATTCTGCCTGTAGCTGCCTGGTATAGCGCCCAACTGATTCACTATGGTTACACTTTCGCCCAAGTTGGGCTTGTAAACCCATCACTAGGTCGAATTGGCTCATTTGTAGAGGGTAATCCTGAACCACCTTGGTACTATGTTGTTGAACTTCTCAAATACACATGGCCGTGGTTATTATTCTTACCACAAACTGTCCGCTTAACCTGGGAAAATCGCAACCTTAGTTGGGCAAAACTAGTAATGGCGTGGAGTGGTGTTTATCTGCTGGTAATTTCTTTCATGATTACCAAAGTTCCCTGGTATTTATTCCCCATTTACCCTAGTTTAGCTTTAGCTTTTGGTATCCAATTATCAGATACAGAAAATTCGCCTTTACTCTCATCCTATCCCCGTGCTTGGGTTGCTGGTTTGGCAATACTTGCTTTGGTTGCTTCTGCTGGTAGCATTTATTTCAGTTGGGGTACACCAAAAACAGACTTACAACTGATTTTTGCAGCAGTAGCCTTAACAATGACCTTAGCGGCTATTTTGGCAGAACGAGGCGACGGGCAATTTTTGAAGATTTTGTTTTGGGGAAGTTATCTTTCGCTGCTGCTGTTAATGAAATCTAACTACTGGGTTTGGGAATTATCTGAAGCTTATCCAGTTAAACCAGTCGCCGCCATGATTGTACGGGCAAATCCAGCTACGAGGAAGATTTACACGTCTTTTCCCTACCATCGTCCCTCGTTGGATTATTATAGCGATCGCACCATCATTCCCGCTTCTGTTGGCGAACTAGAATATTATTGGCACTACAACGGACAACCTTACTTCCTGCTTCAGGCTTCTGCTTTCAACAATCTCCAGCTAGATTCAATGAAGCTAATTGACCAAGCTGAAGGCTGGAAGTTAGTTACAAAAGAAATTAATCGTCTGTAA
- a CDS encoding recombinase family protein, producing MKIIAYSYTNPLLESAPDRADWGWEVDRVYEDFGKRESFGHTARTQLQQLFTDCETEPADYLLIRRLEELGDTVEEISDRLHQLEAMGVAIIATEQPYTSENYPLGADLLNLLNAIQRQQRSRRIRQGHARNRLEVAPPPGKVPYGYRRGKGKYTIDRSTSPVVKDFFEHFLLYGSLRGSVRYLAKKYGKKISVTTGRRWLTNAVYRGNTAYQNGEIISNTHIPIISQDEAAQVDRLLRRNSRLPSRTASARRSLAGLVVCAECQSHLTVTRVTQRNQDKEYLYLRSTSCPQRPKCKAIPYQEVLEHTIETVCHDLPLAVAGMNFPQLDAVKNSLGQAIARQQEILAQLPALITTGILDVETAKLRAYKLRTEISALEAKLATLPPVNLRSVAQAVSIPQFWLDLSETERRFYFREFIRKIEITVEDKELKLQVIFIF from the coding sequence ATGAAAATAATTGCCTACTCTTATACCAATCCGCTATTAGAATCTGCTCCCGATCGAGCCGATTGGGGATGGGAGGTAGATCGGGTTTATGAAGATTTTGGCAAGCGAGAGTCTTTTGGACACACTGCGCGAACGCAATTACAACAATTATTTACCGATTGCGAAACTGAACCGGCAGATTATCTTTTGATTCGGCGGTTGGAAGAATTAGGGGATACTGTAGAGGAAATTAGCGATCGCTTGCATCAACTCGAAGCAATGGGAGTAGCGATAATTGCCACTGAACAACCCTACACTTCCGAAAATTACCCTCTCGGCGCTGACTTGCTAAATTTGCTCAATGCAATTCAACGTCAACAACGCAGTCGTCGCATCCGTCAAGGACACGCCCGTAATCGGCTTGAAGTTGCACCGCCACCCGGTAAAGTTCCCTACGGTTATCGCAGAGGTAAGGGAAAATATACTATCGATCGCAGTACTTCACCAGTAGTCAAAGATTTTTTTGAACACTTTTTACTCTATGGTTCCCTACGCGGTTCAGTTCGCTACTTGGCAAAAAAATACGGCAAAAAAATCTCTGTAACCACAGGAAGACGCTGGCTAACTAATGCAGTTTATCGCGGCAATACAGCTTACCAAAATGGTGAAATTATTTCCAATACTCATATTCCGATAATTTCTCAAGACGAAGCAGCCCAAGTTGACCGACTTTTACGCCGTAACAGCCGTTTACCATCTCGAACTGCTAGTGCTAGGCGTTCTTTAGCTGGGTTGGTTGTCTGTGCTGAGTGTCAATCACATCTGACAGTTACTCGTGTCACTCAACGCAACCAAGATAAGGAGTATCTTTATTTACGTTCTACTAGCTGTCCTCAACGCCCCAAGTGTAAGGCTATTCCCTACCAAGAGGTGTTGGAACATACAATTGAAACCGTTTGCCATGACTTACCATTAGCTGTAGCGGGGATGAATTTTCCGCAATTGGATGCAGTCAAGAATAGTTTAGGACAAGCGATCGCTCGTCAGCAAGAAATACTTGCTCAGTTACCCGCTTTAATTACAACTGGAATTTTAGATGTTGAAACAGCAAAGCTAAGGGCTTACAAACTCCGCACAGAAATTTCTGCACTGGAAGCAAAGTTGGCAACGCTTCCCCCAGTTAACTTGCGTTCTGTTGCTCAAGCTGTTTCCATACCACAATTTTGGTTAGATTTGTCGGAAACAGAGCGACGATTTTACTTTCGAGAATTTATCAGAAAAATTGAGATTACTGTTGAGGATAAAGAATTAAAACTCCAAGTTATTTTTATTTTTTAA
- a CDS encoding VOC family protein: MQITQSLHTAILVTDLERSEHFYGKVLGLSKIDRSLKYAGAWYQVGNYQIHLIVAPTVPTKNPNEKWGRNPHVAFSVANLDAAKQELLNHNYLIQPSASGRPALFTQDPDGNIIELSQQ, translated from the coding sequence ATGCAAATTACCCAAAGTCTCCACACAGCAATTCTCGTAACTGACTTAGAACGCTCTGAACACTTTTATGGCAAAGTATTGGGATTATCTAAAATAGATCGTTCCCTAAAATATGCTGGTGCATGGTATCAAGTCGGCAACTATCAAATTCACCTGATCGTTGCACCTACTGTCCCCACCAAAAACCCTAACGAAAAATGGGGACGCAACCCCCACGTCGCTTTCTCAGTCGCTAACTTAGACGCTGCTAAACAAGAGTTGCTCAATCACAATTATCTCATTCAACCCAGCGCTTCCGGCCGTCCTGCTCTATTCACTCAAGATCCTGATGGAAATATTATCGAGTTAAGTCAGCAGTGA